A part of Halobaculum sp. MBLA0143 genomic DNA contains:
- a CDS encoding N-acetyltransferase family protein has product MRLVEATAADLDTLVELWYDLAVEMEAYDELNDLVYTEPDEVPDDWFRDNLDSETNTDYLVVHDGETIGFCSLAENDHAAWSDAGRLRIVNLYVEEGVRGQGHGTAVVERVREIARERGCDLLEVSCEWDNDGARRFYRDSGFRPKQVDFVQSVE; this is encoded by the coding sequence GTGAGACTCGTCGAAGCGACCGCGGCGGACCTCGACACGCTCGTCGAACTGTGGTACGACCTCGCCGTCGAGATGGAGGCGTACGACGAGCTGAACGACCTCGTCTACACGGAGCCCGACGAGGTGCCCGACGACTGGTTCCGCGACAACCTCGACAGCGAGACCAACACCGACTACCTCGTCGTCCACGACGGCGAGACGATCGGGTTCTGTAGCCTCGCCGAGAACGATCACGCCGCCTGGAGCGACGCTGGGCGGCTCCGAATCGTGAATCTCTACGTCGAGGAAGGGGTTCGCGGCCAGGGTCACGGCACGGCCGTGGTGGAGCGGGTCCGCGAGATAGCCCGAGAGCGCGGCTGTGATCTGCTGGAGGTCTCCTGCGAGTGGGACAACGACGGTGCGCGGCGGTTCTACCGGGACTCGGGGTTCCGGCCGAAGCAGGTGGACTTCGTGCAGTCGGTGGAGTGA
- a CDS encoding type IV pilin: MIQQLRNWTDDSDRAVSPVIGVILMVAITVILAAVIGSFVLGIGGDLEQPPQSQLSVSATENASGNLNVTIAHDGGDTLTGDNLRVIVENSSYFSQDGTADLEVGDQQTIGTNKSAIPSEVNVRIVHLPSDSLLVDTSVRVE; encoded by the coding sequence ATGATACAGCAACTCAGAAACTGGACGGACGACTCGGACCGCGCGGTCAGCCCGGTAATCGGCGTGATCCTGATGGTGGCGATCACGGTGATCCTGGCTGCCGTCATCGGCAGCTTCGTGCTCGGAATCGGCGGCGACTTAGAACAGCCGCCACAGTCGCAGTTGAGCGTGTCGGCAACGGAGAACGCATCTGGCAACCTGAACGTCACCATCGCACACGACGGTGGTGACACGCTCACCGGAGACAATCTCCGGGTGATCGTCGAGAACTCGTCGTACTTCAGCCAAGACGGCACAGCGGACCTCGAGGTCGGTGATCAACAGACGATCGGCACAAATAAGAGCGCGATTCCGAGTGAGGTGAACGTCCGGATCGTCCACCTTCCCTCCGACAGTCTGCTCGTGGACACGAGCGTCAGAGTCGAGTGA
- a CDS encoding NUDIX hydrolase: MTQLELDWVRERRAAYERAYPDVPSETREIEVSAEEFADYERVEPYRGSAHVWVVRDPEDAPPTSPSTDEEPDDRPRVLLLFPRGEREYWGIPGGGIEPGEDHETAAVREVREETGVDCDPSDPWLVLHRIWSVPDTDDASHSLHLFYRGTYAGGEISVQPGEANGAAWFATLPARRGEFVDRRATEWPPE, from the coding sequence GTGACACAACTGGAACTCGACTGGGTGCGCGAACGACGCGCGGCCTACGAGCGTGCCTACCCGGACGTACCGTCCGAGACCCGCGAGATCGAGGTGTCTGCCGAGGAGTTCGCCGACTACGAGCGGGTGGAGCCGTACCGCGGCAGCGCCCACGTCTGGGTCGTCCGCGACCCCGAGGACGCACCGCCCACCTCCCCCTCGACGGACGAGGAGCCGGACGACCGCCCGCGGGTGCTCCTGTTGTTCCCGCGTGGTGAGCGAGAGTACTGGGGTATCCCCGGCGGCGGAATCGAGCCCGGCGAGGATCACGAGACCGCAGCCGTCCGCGAGGTGCGCGAGGAGACCGGCGTCGACTGTGACCCGAGTGACCCCTGGCTCGTCCTCCACCGCATCTGGTCGGTCCCCGACACGGACGACGCCAGCCACTCGCTGCACCTGTTCTACCGCGGGACGTACGCCGGCGGCGAGATCTCGGTCCAGCCGGGCGAGGCGAACGGCGCCGCGTGGTTCGCAACGCTGCCGGCGCGCCGCGGCGAGTTCGTCGACCGGCGCGCCACAGAGTGGCCGCCGGAGTGA
- a CDS encoding TrmB family transcriptional regulator has protein sequence MHTAHASHTGESGEESVNAVAPESVTVPDTVSSPRAKLVYLYLATHGPVTESELCEGLDMKLISLYSVLGTLRDADLVVRDDGRYALV, from the coding sequence ATGCACACGGCACACGCGAGTCACACGGGGGAGTCGGGCGAGGAGTCGGTGAACGCTGTCGCACCCGAGAGCGTCACCGTCCCGGACACGGTCTCGTCGCCGCGCGCGAAGCTCGTCTACCTGTACCTGGCGACACACGGGCCCGTGACGGAGTCGGAGCTGTGTGAGGGGCTCGACATGAAACTGATCTCGTTGTACAGCGTCCTCGGGACACTCCGAGACGCCGACCTGGTGGTCCGTGACGACGGACGGTACGCTCTGGTGTGA
- a CDS encoding sulfatase codes for MTDYNVLLVIADSLRAANTSALGYRRETTPFLSAFASEATVYTQARAPSNWTVPSHVSMFTGHDAAAHEFEITDRFRLGHTIWEELAERGYDTGLFSDNPFLTAHESGLDRPFQTAEGTPESWDETYDTGGSLGDWPNGFYYADRLLEWADGRDRWAACLNLMDTHRPYEPRAAYDEWSDDRVRALQEEMGYKWHWEFLAGEVSLGFASLLEAIYDGGVRQADAIFEQLLAGLDDAGTLEDTLVVFTSDHGEGLGEATALESEPPAVSHRLGTHDNLFHVPLVVRAPGQRRGRRVDDLATLTAFPDAVRALALGEAPVDGGAFVADDGVALASQRPITAAMREEAERICGSATPYARRADVVYEDRPGDAVVKRARWGPDGYETLRRGRREATDRGEIDGDRVVAARDDHRGSSVTLGEPLDEITEFADASDNEFAEGLDERLDALGYR; via the coding sequence GTGACAGACTACAACGTTCTCTTGGTGATCGCGGACAGTCTCAGAGCCGCGAACACCTCCGCCCTGGGCTACCGACGAGAGACGACGCCGTTCCTCTCGGCGTTCGCGTCGGAGGCGACGGTGTACACGCAGGCCCGGGCGCCGAGCAACTGGACGGTGCCGAGTCACGTCTCGATGTTCACTGGCCACGACGCGGCGGCCCACGAGTTCGAGATCACGGACCGGTTCCGACTCGGCCACACGATCTGGGAGGAGCTGGCCGAGCGGGGGTACGACACCGGACTGTTCTCGGACAACCCGTTCTTGACGGCCCACGAGAGCGGGCTGGATCGCCCGTTCCAGACGGCCGAGGGGACCCCGGAGTCGTGGGACGAGACGTACGACACGGGCGGCAGCCTGGGCGACTGGCCGAACGGGTTCTACTACGCGGATCGGCTGCTGGAGTGGGCAGACGGGCGCGACCGGTGGGCGGCGTGTCTGAACCTGATGGACACCCACCGACCGTACGAGCCCCGGGCGGCGTACGACGAGTGGAGCGACGACCGGGTGCGGGCGCTCCAAGAGGAGATGGGGTACAAGTGGCACTGGGAGTTCCTCGCCGGCGAGGTGTCGCTGGGGTTCGCGTCGTTGTTGGAGGCGATCTACGACGGTGGGGTGCGGCAGGCGGACGCGATCTTCGAGCAGTTGCTCGCCGGGCTGGACGACGCCGGGACGCTGGAGGACACCCTCGTCGTGTTCACGTCGGACCACGGCGAGGGACTGGGAGAGGCGACGGCTCTGGAGTCGGAGCCGCCGGCGGTGAGCCACCGGCTCGGTACCCACGACAATCTGTTTCACGTTCCGTTGGTAGTGCGGGCGCCGGGCCAGCGGCGCGGGCGTCGAGTAGACGACCTGGCGACGCTGACGGCGTTCCCCGACGCCGTGCGAGCGTTGGCGCTGGGGGAGGCTCCGGTCGACGGCGGGGCGTTCGTCGCCGACGACGGGGTCGCGCTGGCGTCACAGCGACCGATCACGGCCGCGATGCGCGAGGAGGCGGAACGGATCTGTGGGTCGGCGACCCCGTACGCCCGACGAGCGGACGTGGTGTACGAGGATCGCCCGGGCGACGCGGTGGTCAAACGGGCCCGGTGGGGGCCGGACGGCTACGAGACGCTCCGTCGGGGGCGACGGGAGGCGACGGACCGGGGAGAGATCGACGGCGACCGGGTCGTCGCGGCACGCGACGACCACCGCGGGTCGTCGGTGACGCTGGGGGAGCCGTTAGACGAGATCACCGAGTTCGCCGACGCCTCCGACAACGAGTTCGCCGAGGGGTTAGACGAGCGGTTGGACGCACTGGGCTACCGCTGA
- a CDS encoding ATP-binding protein → MDLQVLVVDDSEFFANHVAEALSSHEEIRTRVTTDPSVARRIVARGAIHCVVSDYQMPEMDGVELLRSIREDGHDQPFFLVTGEGSEAIASEAIASGVTGYVRKGGEDERFQELQNRIVNAVQQRQTEQKYELLFDNTPELLAYVDRDGVIQTANPAMAAAHDAAQSALVGTSLFDLYDEAVARRRVEAGREALETGEPTRLEDTVDGEHFSAIFVPAEIPGEPPMFQFTARDVTDRVRAQQKLEATVEKLEESNERLEQFAYVASHDLKEPLRMVTSYVQLLESRYGDELDEDAREFMDFAVDGAKRMGAMIDGLLEYSRVDTDGDPMVETDLETVVDEVRDDLAVRIDDTGATVTADPLPTLVADRNQVRMLLQNLVANAIKYSESTPQIHVSAADRGDEWTLAVEDDGVGIPESQRDAVFEVFNRLDDRSDESGTGIGLAVCRKIVERHGGEIWVESTVGEGSTFFASFPKREPGEPVEDPTVTAEGAEP, encoded by the coding sequence ATGGACTTGCAGGTGTTGGTGGTAGACGACAGCGAGTTCTTCGCCAATCACGTCGCGGAGGCGCTGTCGAGCCACGAGGAAATCCGGACGCGGGTGACGACGGACCCGTCGGTTGCGCGGCGGATCGTCGCCAGGGGGGCGATCCACTGTGTCGTGAGCGACTACCAGATGCCGGAGATGGACGGGGTGGAGCTGCTGCGGTCGATCCGCGAGGACGGTCACGATCAGCCGTTCTTCCTCGTGACGGGAGAGGGGAGCGAGGCTATCGCCAGCGAGGCCATCGCCTCGGGCGTGACCGGCTACGTCCGGAAGGGCGGCGAGGACGAACGCTTCCAGGAGCTACAGAACCGCATCGTCAACGCCGTCCAGCAACGGCAGACGGAACAGAAGTACGAACTGTTGTTCGACAACACGCCGGAGCTGTTGGCGTACGTCGACCGCGACGGGGTGATCCAGACGGCGAACCCGGCGATGGCGGCGGCTCACGACGCGGCGCAGTCGGCGCTGGTCGGCACGAGCCTGTTCGACCTGTACGACGAGGCCGTCGCTCGCCGGCGCGTGGAGGCCGGCCGGGAGGCGTTGGAGACGGGCGAGCCGACACGGCTGGAGGACACCGTCGACGGCGAGCACTTCTCCGCGATCTTCGTCCCCGCGGAGATTCCGGGGGAGCCGCCGATGTTCCAGTTCACCGCTCGAGACGTGACGGACCGAGTGCGGGCCCAACAGAAGCTGGAGGCGACCGTCGAGAAGCTGGAGGAGTCGAACGAACGGCTCGAACAGTTCGCGTACGTCGCCTCACACGACCTGAAGGAGCCGCTACGGATGGTGACGAGCTACGTCCAGCTGTTGGAGAGCCGCTACGGCGACGAACTGGACGAGGACGCCCGAGAGTTCATGGACTTCGCGGTCGACGGGGCAAAGCGGATGGGCGCGATGATCGACGGACTCCTGGAGTACTCTCGGGTCGACACGGACGGCGACCCGATGGTCGAGACGGACCTGGAGACGGTGGTCGACGAGGTGCGTGACGACCTGGCCGTCAGGATCGACGACACGGGTGCGACGGTGACGGCGGACCCGTTGCCGACGCTCGTGGCCGACCGGAACCAGGTGCGGATGCTGTTGCAGAACCTGGTCGCCAACGCGATCAAGTACAGCGAGTCGACGCCACAGATCCACGTCTCGGCGGCCGACCGGGGCGACGAGTGGACGCTCGCGGTGGAAGACGACGGGGTCGGTATCCCGGAGTCCCAACGAGACGCCGTCTTCGAGGTGTTCAATCGGTTGGACGACCGGAGCGACGAGTCCGGCACCGGCATCGGGTTGGCGGTCTGTCGGAAGATCGTGGAGCGTCACGGCGGGGAGATCTGGGTGGAGTCGACCGTCGGCGAGGGGTCGACGTTCTTCGCGTCGTTCCCGAAGCGGGAGCCGGGCGAGCCGGTCGAAGATCCGACCGTGACCGCCGAGGGGGCAGAGCCGTGA
- a CDS encoding glycoside hydrolase family 97 catalytic domain-containing protein — protein sequence MSDNDRRLDRRGFLGGLSGLLAASAYSLTVPESVAAQVTNGDDGDVQQVTSPDGSIELTLDATSGVPEYEVAYEGATHVDPSPVGFTFAGQSTFGTGIFSTGPDVTVTGTERGTVTETWEPEWGAYDTVSEEYSYLRVGLAETNGPGRSVNFEARVFDDGLGFRVVFDEEFGSFTIDSETTEFNFAGDYTSWWIENEWVNPRYEQEYTESRLSEIPAGGSSTRPNDNYVQRGAHTPLTMRTNDGTYLSVHESDLDDYAKMSLASKSGSGSERMAVELAPLPDGSSVKATAPHRTPWRTIQIGDTPGELVESQLIPLLASPLDESAFPTAADGSVDTSWLDARKYVGVWWMMIAGSANWEYRSDTALSSAGQNPAKYIHGARTERTKRYMKFASEHGIDSVLVEGWNEGWSTYPGDGTGFQMGVDDSYPDFDVSTVTDYGAGLSESVELTIHNETAGNVVTYEDEIDRGIFPEYEAAGIRSIKNGYVKDPGLGFEGSGATASHTQHCQRSVNHHRLVMREAAANRQMLEIHEGLPPTGEIRTYPNVAAREVVKAQEYDGFGELGADVGREHHVTLPFTRMLAGPTSYQPGIFDLTFEDNDPSRVQSTLAKQLAMYPTYLAGLQMAADRIEAYVSPTLSVGEFVQAPAGELDGMITADQWRNCYGGNYVPIDPSREPDGATVSFAVSVPSAGTYDLHLRYAADAEQNRQVVTDDGPEATLVVDGAEQPLRPPFTSYWDDWQIHTVSVDLQAGDNTVAVKLNAYDVGGFNLDAVGVSAPGGESPVAANFGDVDPSRENYDTVPAFDFVEAVPTDWDETRVVDAGIGDYVVTARRSGDEWYLGAMTDGNARDVTVSLDFLSPVGGWTVTEYADAPGTDVETAPDEVSVSEYGVGAGDTVTISMAAGGGTAMRIRPS from the coding sequence ATGTCAGACAACGACAGGCGGCTGGACAGACGAGGGTTCTTGGGGGGGCTCTCGGGGCTACTGGCGGCGTCGGCGTACTCGCTGACGGTGCCGGAGTCCGTCGCGGCGCAGGTGACGAACGGTGACGACGGGGACGTACAGCAGGTCACGTCGCCGGACGGGTCGATCGAACTGACCCTCGACGCGACCTCGGGAGTGCCGGAGTACGAGGTGGCGTACGAGGGGGCGACGCACGTCGACCCGTCGCCGGTGGGGTTCACCTTCGCGGGGCAGTCGACGTTCGGGACGGGGATCTTCTCCACGGGTCCAGACGTGACGGTGACCGGGACAGAACGCGGGACGGTCACGGAGACGTGGGAGCCGGAGTGGGGGGCCTACGACACGGTGTCTGAGGAGTACAGCTACCTCCGTGTCGGGCTGGCGGAGACGAACGGCCCGGGGCGTTCGGTGAACTTCGAGGCGCGGGTGTTCGACGACGGACTGGGGTTCAGGGTCGTGTTCGACGAGGAGTTCGGGTCGTTCACGATCGACAGCGAGACGACGGAGTTCAACTTCGCGGGCGACTACACGTCCTGGTGGATCGAGAACGAGTGGGTGAACCCCCGGTACGAGCAGGAGTACACGGAGTCGCGGCTGAGTGAGATCCCCGCGGGCGGGTCGTCGACGCGGCCGAACGACAACTACGTCCAACGGGGCGCACACACGCCGTTGACGATGCGGACGAACGACGGGACGTACCTGAGCGTCCACGAGTCGGATCTGGACGACTACGCGAAGATGTCGCTGGCGTCGAAGTCCGGCTCCGGCAGCGAGCGGATGGCGGTGGAGCTGGCGCCGTTGCCGGACGGGTCGTCGGTGAAGGCGACGGCGCCCCACCGGACGCCCTGGCGGACGATCCAGATCGGCGACACGCCGGGGGAGTTGGTGGAGTCACAGCTGATTCCGTTGTTGGCGTCGCCGTTGGACGAGTCGGCGTTCCCGACGGCCGCGGACGGGAGTGTCGACACCTCGTGGCTGGACGCCCGGAAGTACGTCGGCGTCTGGTGGATGATGATCGCCGGCAGCGCCAACTGGGAGTACCGGTCGGACACGGCGCTGTCGAGCGCGGGCCAGAACCCGGCGAAGTACATCCACGGCGCCCGGACGGAGCGGACGAAGCGGTACATGAAGTTCGCGAGCGAGCACGGGATCGACAGCGTCCTCGTGGAGGGGTGGAACGAAGGGTGGTCGACGTACCCCGGCGACGGCACGGGGTTCCAGATGGGCGTCGACGACTCCTACCCGGACTTCGACGTGTCGACGGTGACGGACTACGGCGCCGGCCTCTCGGAGTCCGTGGAACTGACGATCCACAACGAGACGGCGGGCAACGTCGTCACCTACGAAGACGAGATCGACCGGGGGATCTTCCCCGAGTACGAGGCGGCGGGGATCAGGTCGATCAAGAACGGCTACGTGAAAGATCCCGGCTTGGGGTTCGAGGGGAGCGGCGCGACCGCGAGCCACACCCAGCACTGTCAGCGGTCCGTCAACCACCACAGGCTGGTGATGCGGGAGGCGGCCGCCAACCGGCAGATGCTGGAGATCCACGAGGGGCTGCCGCCGACGGGTGAGATCCGGACGTACCCGAACGTGGCGGCACGGGAGGTGGTGAAGGCGCAGGAGTACGACGGCTTCGGCGAACTGGGCGCGGACGTGGGGCGGGAGCACCACGTCACGCTGCCGTTCACGCGGATGCTCGCGGGGCCGACGAGCTACCAGCCCGGGATCTTCGATCTGACGTTCGAGGACAACGACCCCAGTCGAGTCCAGAGCACGCTCGCCAAGCAGTTGGCGATGTACCCGACGTACCTCGCCGGGCTCCAGATGGCGGCCGACCGGATCGAGGCGTACGTGTCGCCGACGCTGTCCGTCGGCGAGTTCGTCCAGGCGCCCGCCGGGGAACTGGACGGGATGATCACGGCAGACCAGTGGCGGAACTGCTACGGCGGGAACTACGTCCCGATCGACCCGAGCCGCGAGCCGGACGGGGCGACGGTGTCGTTCGCCGTCAGCGTGCCGAGCGCGGGGACGTACGACCTCCACCTCCGGTACGCGGCCGACGCCGAGCAGAACAGGCAGGTCGTCACGGACGACGGACCGGAGGCGACGCTCGTCGTCGACGGGGCGGAGCAACCACTGCGGCCGCCGTTCACGAGCTACTGGGACGACTGGCAGATCCACACGGTGTCGGTCGACCTCCAAGCGGGCGACAACACGGTCGCGGTGAAGCTGAACGCGTACGACGTCGGCGGGTTCAATCTAGACGCGGTCGGCGTGAGCGCCCCCGGCGGGGAGTCGCCGGTCGCGGCGAACTTCGGCGACGTGGACCCGAGTCGAGAGAACTACGACACGGTGCCGGCGTTCGACTTCGTGGAGGCGGTGCCGACAGACTGGGACGAGACCCGGGTCGTCGACGCCGGAATCGGCGACTACGTCGTCACGGCCAGGCGGTCGGGCGACGAGTGGTACCTCGGGGCGATGACGGACGGGAACGCCCGCGACGTGACGGTGTCGTTGGACTTCCTGTCGCCCGTCGGCGGCTGGACGGTGACGGAGTACGCCGACGCGCCGGGGACGGACGTGGAGACAGCGCCGGACGAGGTGTCCGTCTCGGAGTACGGCGTCGGGGCCGGCGACACGGTGACAATCTCGATGGCCGCCGGCGGCGGGACGGCGATGCGGATCCGGCCGTCCTGA
- a CDS encoding ATP-binding protein, whose protein sequence is MRSNDQTPGGGTRRRDGDRTETNTEVTGEPPGEAPVTILLIEDNDGDARLIRELLQMKGGIVSAGGAVSRNFEIDHVSRLADAESRLDGDEVDIVLLDLMLPDSRGEETLDAVLELRSDLPIIVMTGLNDRDFGVEAVRRGAQDFLVKGEFDGELLARTIRYAIERKKNERRLAARTEELEILTRILHHDIRNDMNIARGTIRMGMDDASPEATESFETALSNVEHAIEITETVEPLLESITGDGSLETEPVDLDGVLDEELRKLVSSYPDVSVDAPSPSDATVSANHMLSSVFGNLLNNAVQHNDDDPTVSVRTTVDESEGLVRVTVADDGPGVSEEQRVGLFDRAPPGSSSSDTGVGLYLVDVLTAEYGGEVWVEDSDLGGAAFVVELSLAAES, encoded by the coding sequence ATGCGCTCGAACGATCAGACCCCCGGAGGGGGCACGAGACGGCGAGACGGCGACCGTACAGAGACGAACACGGAGGTGACGGGGGAGCCACCCGGTGAGGCGCCGGTGACGATCCTGTTGATCGAGGACAACGACGGCGACGCCCGGCTGATCCGCGAACTGCTCCAGATGAAAGGCGGGATCGTCAGCGCCGGCGGAGCGGTGTCGCGCAACTTCGAGATCGACCACGTCAGCCGACTGGCCGACGCGGAGTCGCGGCTGGACGGCGACGAAGTCGACATCGTCCTGCTCGATCTGATGTTGCCGGACAGTCGCGGCGAGGAGACGTTGGACGCCGTGCTCGAACTGCGGAGCGACCTCCCGATCATCGTGATGACGGGGCTGAACGACCGCGACTTCGGCGTGGAGGCGGTTCGGCGTGGTGCCCAGGACTTCCTGGTCAAAGGTGAGTTCGACGGGGAGCTCCTGGCGCGGACGATCCGGTACGCCATCGAGCGCAAGAAGAACGAGCGACGGCTGGCCGCCCGGACGGAGGAGCTGGAGATCCTCACCCGTATCCTCCACCACGACATCCGCAACGACATGAACATCGCTCGCGGGACGATCCGGATGGGGATGGACGACGCCAGCCCGGAGGCGACGGAGTCGTTCGAGACGGCGTTGTCGAACGTGGAACACGCCATCGAGATCACGGAGACGGTAGAGCCGTTGTTGGAGAGCATCACCGGCGACGGGAGCCTGGAGACGGAGCCGGTGGACCTCGACGGAGTTCTGGACGAAGAGCTCCGAAAACTGGTGTCGTCGTACCCGGACGTGTCCGTCGACGCGCCGTCGCCCTCGGACGCGACGGTGTCGGCCAACCACATGCTGTCGTCGGTGTTCGGCAACCTCCTCAACAACGCCGTCCAGCACAACGACGACGACCCGACCGTGTCCGTCCGGACGACGGTAGACGAGTCGGAGGGACTCGTCCGCGTGACCGTCGCCGACGACGGGCCCGGGGTGTCCGAGGAGCAGCGTGTCGGGCTGTTCGACCGGGCGCCGCCGGGGTCGTCCAGCAGCGACACCGGGGTCGGGCTGTACCTCGTCGACGTGTTGACCGCGGAGTACGGCGGCGAGGTGTGGGTGGAGGACAGCGACCTCGGCGGCGCGGCGTTCGTCGTGGAGCTGTCGCTGGCCGCGGAGTCGTAG
- a CDS encoding pyridoxal-phosphate dependent enzyme: MTDDTLARLVCPECEREYRDRWRCRCGAPLSYAEPPTALAREAGDPPDTAGHPGLWRYESLLPESPLVTLGEGGTPLVAAPAWDAQFKLEYVFPTASFKDRGATATLSRAAALGVDHVVEDSSGNAGAAVATYAARAGIDAEVYVPADVKPSKLTAIRRAGAAPVRVEGSRGDVTDACVEAVETGDAWYASHAWRPSFLAGTATVAYEIAAQRDWTAPDAVVVPLGHGTLFLGAYYGFQALLAAGWIEELPRLFAAQAAGTAPVVADRAGATAAAGDNDLADGIQIADPVRRAEIHTALRETDGDAVAVSGETVETELDRLGQAGFYTEPTCATAPAALRQFRQRGVLAPDADVVVPLTGSGLKT, encoded by the coding sequence GTGACCGACGACACGCTCGCGCGACTCGTCTGCCCGGAGTGTGAGCGGGAGTACCGCGACAGGTGGCGGTGTCGCTGTGGTGCGCCGCTGTCGTACGCCGAGCCGCCGACGGCGCTTGCCCGCGAGGCCGGCGACCCGCCCGACACGGCCGGCCACCCCGGGCTGTGGCGCTACGAGTCGCTGCTCCCGGAGTCCCCGCTGGTGACGCTCGGCGAGGGCGGGACCCCGCTCGTCGCGGCACCGGCGTGGGACGCACAGTTCAAGCTGGAGTACGTGTTCCCGACGGCCAGCTTCAAGGACCGTGGAGCGACGGCGACGCTGTCGCGCGCGGCGGCGCTGGGTGTCGATCACGTGGTGGAAGACTCCTCGGGCAACGCCGGCGCGGCAGTGGCGACGTACGCCGCCCGGGCTGGAATCGACGCCGAGGTGTACGTCCCGGCGGACGTGAAGCCGTCGAAGCTGACGGCGATCCGACGAGCCGGCGCAGCGCCCGTCCGGGTGGAGGGGAGCCGCGGCGACGTGACGGACGCCTGTGTCGAGGCGGTGGAGACCGGCGACGCCTGGTACGCCAGCCACGCCTGGCGACCGTCGTTCCTGGCCGGGACCGCGACGGTCGCGTACGAGATCGCGGCCCAGCGCGACTGGACGGCGCCCGACGCCGTCGTCGTCCCGTTGGGTCACGGCACCCTGTTTCTGGGGGCGTACTACGGCTTCCAGGCGCTCCTGGCCGCCGGGTGGATCGAGGAGCTCCCGCGTCTCTTTGCGGCGCAGGCGGCCGGTACGGCGCCGGTCGTCGCCGACAGAGCCGGGGCGACGGCCGCGGCCGGCGACAACGACCTCGCGGATGGGATCCAGATCGCCGACCCGGTGCGGCGGGCGGAGATCCACACTGCGCTCCGAGAGACGGACGGTGACGCCGTCGCCGTGTCCGGCGAGACCGTCGAGACGGAGCTGGACCGGCTCGGCCAGGCGGGGTTCTACACGGAGCCGACGTGTGCGACCGCACCGGCCGCGCTCCGACAGTTCCGCCAGCGGGGCGTCCTCGCGCCCGACGCCGACGTGGTCGTCCCGCTCACCGGGTCCGGACTGAAAACGTGA
- a CDS encoding response regulator has translation MTDAEHVTGHIDILLVEDNPGDVRLTELALEEVGISHDLQVVKDGKAAVERLRGSESDPGPDLVLLDLDLPRLHGTEVLEELKSDPELRRLPVIVLTSSTADADVRASYDRHANAYVEKPADVDDFVEVARQIERFWLSTVRLPP, from the coding sequence GTGACGGACGCCGAGCACGTCACGGGTCACATCGACATCCTCCTCGTGGAGGACAACCCCGGCGACGTGCGGCTGACGGAGCTGGCCCTGGAGGAGGTGGGGATCTCACACGATCTCCAAGTGGTGAAAGACGGCAAGGCGGCCGTCGAGCGGCTCCGGGGGTCGGAGTCGGATCCGGGGCCGGATCTGGTGTTGTTGGACCTAGATCTCCCGCGGCTCCACGGCACGGAGGTGCTGGAGGAGCTGAAGTCGGACCCGGAGCTGCGGCGACTCCCGGTGATCGTGTTGACGAGTTCGACGGCCGACGCCGACGTGCGGGCGAGCTACGACAGACACGCGAACGCTTACGTCGAGAAGCCGGCGGACGTGGACGACTTCGTCGAAGTCGCACGGCAGATCGAGCGGTTCTGGCTCTCGACGGTGAGACTCCCACCGTAA